A segment of the Prochlorococcus marinus str. MIT 9215 genome:
TAAAGTGTGCTCCTAAAAACATTAAACCGTACATACTGATTGATTGACCATAGCTTGTCAAAACCTGAGAAGCTTGTGCCCATAAGAAGTCTCTAAGCCATCCATTTATAGTTATTGAGCTTTGAGCGAAATTACCTCCAGTAAGTCCCCATACATCACTTTGCATTTTCCAAGAGAAATGGAATATAACTATTGAAATACAGTTATACATCCAGAATAGGCCAAGAAATACATGGTCCCATGCAGAAACCTGACAAGTACCTCCTCTTCCTGGACCATCACAAGGGAATCTGAAACCTAGAGAAGCTTTATCAGGAATTAGACGAGAATTTCTTGAATATAGAACACCCTTAAGAAGAATTAAAACACAAACATGTATCTGGAATGCATGTATGTGATGGATCATTAAGTCAGCAGTTCCAAGTGGTATCGCTTTCATTGCAATTTTTCCACCAATAGTGATAGTGTCCCCATTAAATACTTGACTTACTCCATTCCCTTCAAGGAGTGTCGTACCGATTCCTGAAGATTGTATATTTTGTACCCACTGCGCGAAGACAGGTTGTAATTGAATTGCTTTATCACTAAACATATCTTGAGGTCTTCCTAAGGCTCTCATTGTATCGTTGTGAATATAAAGTCCAAAACTGTGAAAGCCTAACCACATACAAACCCAATTTAAGTGACTGATTAAAGCATCCCTTGCTTTTAATATTCTATCTAAAACATTACCTATATTTTTCGCAGGATCGTAGTCTCTAACCATAGCAATAGCAGCATGTGCACCTGCTCCAACTATGAACAAAGCACCAATCCACATATGATGTGTGAAAGTACCCAAAACAGTCATGTAATCTATTGCCATGTATGGATAAGGAGGCATAGCATACATATGGTGAGAGATTATTATTGATAAAGAGCCAAGCATTGCTAGGTTGACAGATAACTGAGCATGTCTACTTTCTGCCATAAATTCAAAAAGTCCTTGATGACCTTTTGGAGCTGGAAATAGTATTGGATCTCCTTGATGTGCATCTAATATTTCTTTCATACTATGGCCAATCCCATAATTAGTTCTATACATATGACCTGCAATGATAAATAGAACTGCTATTGCGACATGATGATGAGCTATATCTGTCATCCATAAACTTCCAGTTACTGGGTTTAATCCACCTTTAAATGTAAGAAAATCAGAGAATGCCCACCAGTTACCAGTAAAGAAGTTTTCAGCTGACCTAGCGGCTAAGCCAGGAAATATTTGACTTACTACAGCTGGATTACATAATTCATGAGGCATGGGTAAGTCAGCAACGGATGATATTAGCTTCCCATCTAAGGTTAGTGGTGAACCCGCATCAATCGCATCTAAGAGAGCAGCTGTTGGTGCGCCTATGTGAATTATGTGACCAGCCCAAGCTAAAGAGCCTAATCCTAAAAGGCCAGCTAGGTGATGGTTCATCATAGACTCAACATCTTGGAACCATTCCATTTTCGGAGCTGCTTTGTGATAGTGGAATATACCAGCGTGAAGCATTAACGCAGCCATGACTACAGCTCCAATAGCCAAAGCCATTAGTTCTGATTCATTTGTTATGCCCCAAGCTCTCCACATTTGAAATATCCCTGAGCTTATTTGAATTCCGTTGTAGTTTGCACCAAGATCTCCATTGAGCATTTCTTGACCAACAATCGCCCAAACTTGTTGAGCGCCAGGTTTAACGTGTGTTGGATCAGCTAACCAACCTGTGTAGTTTGAAAATCTAGCACCATGAAAAAATGCGGCACTCATCCATATAAAAATTACAGCTAAGTGTCCAAAATGGGCTGAAAATATTTTCCTTGTAGCTTCTTCTGCATCTCCAGCATGAACATCAAAATCATGAGCATCTGCATGTAAGTTCCATATCCAAGTAGTAGTTTTTGGTCCCTTGGATAATTTACTTGACCAGAAGCCTGGTTTATCTAATTTGGCAAAATCAATTGGTTTTGGATCAGCCTTGACTGGTGATTCCAAAATCTTCTTGTTTTTTTCTCCACTTTCTGGTGGGCTGATGGTCATCTAGCACCTCTAAGTAATAAGTCTTTAAGCAGATTTTCTGAACTTAAAGCCTACATTTATTAATAGTAAACTTTTTAGGTTCAAACCAATCAATCTAAAGAATTTGGTTACCAAAAATAATAAGCGAAAGATTCTTTGATCATGTGACAAAGTAACAAATGTTTCACTGTTTGTTACTTTTCTCTTTTTTTGTAAGATCTATTAATATGACTGGACTTTGAGTATATATACCCAGTGCAGTAGCAAAATATCTTAAATATTTTTTTATATTTCAGGTAGAAAATATTTTTTTGCGCTTACAAGATATAATCTCATCATAACAAAATTTTAAAACTTAACTTGAAAGGAATTGCGATAGGTTTATCTAATACTTCAAAAGAAATCTTAAAAAGGCTCAAAGAAACCGAATTTGTTAAAGAAATTTATGTTGCGGGTTCAACTTATGCAAAAACAAAAGATAAGGACTCAATACCCCAAATCAAACCTAAAAAACTTCTCAAAGAAAAATGGGAAGGAACCGACTTTATCATATTCATTGGTTCAATTGGAGCATCTATTAGATTAATAAATTCTTTTTTAACAAGCAAAGATAAGGACCCAGGAGTAATTGTAATGGATAAAAAAGGCTCCAAAGTTTTACCTATTATTGGCTCACATCAATCAAATACTCAAAAAATTGCATTTCAAATTTCTGAATTATTTAGCGGTGAAATAATAGAAACTAATAATTCAAATGATCAAAACTACCTGAATCTTGATTCGTTTGGCAATGAATGGGGTTGGAAAAGATCCGGCGCAATCAAGAGCTGGTCTAAACTTGTAATAAAACAAGCTAAGAACCAAGAAATATTCTGCAAACAATTAGCTGGTAATAGTTTATGGAAAATTTCAGAATCAGCTGAGATTATTAATCAACTTTTTGAAAAGGAAACTGAAAATCCAGATTCAACATTTCATGTGAGTATTTTCGAAAATCATAAAATGACGTGGCATCCACCAGTATTATGGGTTGGAATTGGTTGTGAGAGAAATACAAGCAAAGAATTAATAGTACATTCTTTAAAAAATCTTTTGGAGTCAGGAAATTTATCACACCATTCAATTGCGGGATTCGCAACTATTGATATCAAAAAAGATGAGAAAGGAATTTTAGAACTTGGTGAAGAAAATAAATTGCCTATAAAGTTTTTTACGAAAGAAGATCTTTCAAAAATAATTGTTCCAAATCCATCAATTTTAGTGCAAAAGAGTATTGGCTCACCTTCTGTAGCAGAAGCCTCTTGCTTGCTGGCAGCAGGAGAAGAATCAAAATTATTAGAAGAAAAAAGAATTTTTACAAATCAATCTGGGGCAGTAACTATAGCTGTAGCAGAATCAAAAAATCAATATAATCCAACCCATGGAGAAATTCATATTGTTGGAAGTGGGCCTGGTGATATCTCATTCCTAACCAATAACTCAAGAAAAGCACTTTCAAGATGTACTGTCTGGATTGGATACAAAATGTATTTAGATTTAATTAAACCCTTAAAAAGGAGTGACCAAGTTTTAGTTGGAAGTGAACTTACTCAGGAAAAAGAAAGATGCATTAAAGCAATTAAACTGGCAGAAGAAGGAATAAAAGTAGCTTTAATTTCGTCAGGTGAATCCGGATTCTACGGAATGGCTGGTTTACTTTTGGAGTTACTTCAAAAAATCAAAAAAGAATATAGACCTTACTTTGAAGTGCATCCTGGCATAAGTAGTGTGCAATTAGCAGCTGCTCTTAGTGGGGCACCATTAATGAACGACTTTTGTTCAATAAGCTTAAGTGATAAGTTAACTCCATGGTCTTTAATAAAAAAAAGAATGGAAGGAGCTCTTCTCGGTGACTTTGTTATAGCTTTATTTAATCCTCAGTCAATTGAGAGAAATTGGCAGCTAAAAAGTGTGATTGATCAATGTTTAAAATCTAGACCAGGTAATACCCCCGTTTTAATAGCTAGACAAGTAGGTAGAGAAAATCAATCAAAAAGATTTTTTACTTTAAATAATATCCCTATTAAAGAAATAGATATGTTGACAATAATAATTATTGGGAATTCTCAAACCACATTAGTAGATGAAATATTTCTTACCCCAAGAGGATATTTACAAAACTAACTTTAGATAATTAATAAATTATCCATAGAAGTTTTTTCTTTGCTTTTTCTTAACAAGAATACTAATCTTTAATAAAGGATTAAGAAAATTAATTGAAAAATATTGGTTTAATTTTATTTGACATTGATGGTGTAATTCGCAGCGTAGAGAATAGCTACAGACTTTCATTAATAAAAACAGTCTACAAGTATTCAGGATGGGAGCCTAGTTATCAAGATATCGACAATGCGAAAAATGAAGGGATCTGGAATAATGACTGGGATTTAAGTTTAGAATTTATAGAAAGATTTAAAAAAAAAGGGAACTTAAACCTTGAAATACCTCCAAGAGAGGAAATAGTTAAATGTTTTGAAGAATTTTACTTTGGAGGAGATCCAAGTAAAGATAGCAAATATTGGTCTGGATACATAAAAAATGAGGAGTTATTGGTTGATAAAAAGTTTTTTGATTTATTAGAAAGCAATGGAATAATTTGGGGTTTTGTGAGTGGTGCAGAGTCTGCCTCTGCAAAATTTGTTTTAGAAAAAAGACTTGGACTAAAATCACCCCCATTAATAGCTATGGGAGATGCGCCTGACAAGCCTGATCCTCAGGGTTTTATTAACTTATCAAAAAAGCTTATTGGGAATCAACTTGGCGAATCAAATATTCCCATTGCATATGTAGGAGATACTATTGCAGATATAAATACAGTTATAAACGCTAGAAAGCAAATACCATCTCAGAAATTCATAAGTATAGGAATAGCTCCCCCTCATTTACATTTAAATTCTCGATTAAAAGAACGTTATTCTTATGAAACAAATCTTAGAAATGCAGGTGCAGACTTGATTTTAAATTCTATTTATGAACTTCAGGAGATTGCTCTTGACTTGTTTTAAAACAAATATTAATTAAAAATTTTCAGAAAAAATTACGTAGAGAGAGTCACTAGAAAAAGAACGCTAGAGAACCAGGATGAACTAATACGAACTAACATGACCCTAGATTGAGGTAAATTACCCACCAAATTACTCACCATTTGTTTTTAATATTATTTACTCACCATAAGATTAAAAGTATTCACTATAACGTTTACTTAAAAGTCAACGCTATAAGAAAGTCAATCAATTAGATGCCGATGATAACTTTTTAAGATATTTATAAATGATTGATTATTTAAAATTATGCCTCTATTAAAATTTCAAATCTAACTATTGAGATTTCAGTTTAAGATTAAGTTCTTTTGCGATTTCTTCGGCAATAATCTTGTGACCTAATGAGTTCCAGTGACCATCATTTACAAATTCAAACCTTTCCTTGTTACTTTGATAGTGCTCAGCAAAAACTGATTTCATGTCGATAACAGTAAAACCATAATTCTTTGCTTTTTTTATAAAATAATCACGTTGCTTCTTGAAATATTCACTCTCAAGACTATTTTCATCATAAATAGAATTTCTATCCGCATCTACAATAAAAATTGTATTACCTCTTTTTAGAGGTGTATTTCGTAATTTTTCTACTTGGGACAAAAATATATCTGATGCTTCGTAAGAAACCTCAAATCTGCTGCTATCTTCAGATTCGCTTGAATCTATAATATTTGCACTGAAGTTTTTAATTTGCTCGCATGGAAAATCAGCAATCATACAAAAGGGGTATTTATATGCCAATGATGATACATTGAGATTACTTGCCAAATATCGTGAAAGAGCGGAATAGTTTTTTATTAACCTCCTAATCTTTACTGCAAAGGAAGAATACCGATTTATATAAATAATTTCATTACGACCGTCATCAGTTAGTTTGAAGCGTCCACCATACTGAAAAGCGGATTTTCCAAGAATAGATTCATCGAAATCGTTAGCAATAATAGAGAAAATATATATAGATTCCGGATTTGTAATATGATTATTAGCATACATTGCAGAAATTAGATACTGACTTAAAGGATTGCCTGAAGTACCAATAGCACTTGATTTTATAATTTTGTTATTTTTGCTAATGTAATTATTTAGAAGTCCATGAAATGTTTCTGCATTTTGAACCTGCAATGCTTCAACGAATGAGTCCCCAATCGATAGGATTGGAAGTATATTAACTTTGCTACCGACAACTTCTCTAAAGTCTACATCTGTGAATTGTCCAATATCGTTTGCTTTTTTAAAAGTTTTAATAGGAAAGGGTGGGAATTTCCCCTTCGTATAAATTCCCTGAGATCTCGCAGTTATTTGGGAAAGACAATCTTGAGTAACTTCCGAGAAAGATTCTATTGGGGACTTACATCTTTGAGGTAATTTTCGAGAAAAAATATCAGATGCTGGCAAAACTCTTGCAAAAATTTCTAATAAGACAAATGCGAAAGAAAACCCTAAAGAAATACAAACGCCCTTTAGAATATGATCAGGCTTTTTT
Coding sequences within it:
- the psaA gene encoding photosystem I core protein PsaA is translated as MTISPPESGEKNKKILESPVKADPKPIDFAKLDKPGFWSSKLSKGPKTTTWIWNLHADAHDFDVHAGDAEEATRKIFSAHFGHLAVIFIWMSAAFFHGARFSNYTGWLADPTHVKPGAQQVWAIVGQEMLNGDLGANYNGIQISSGIFQMWRAWGITNESELMALAIGAVVMAALMLHAGIFHYHKAAPKMEWFQDVESMMNHHLAGLLGLGSLAWAGHIIHIGAPTAALLDAIDAGSPLTLDGKLISSVADLPMPHELCNPAVVSQIFPGLAARSAENFFTGNWWAFSDFLTFKGGLNPVTGSLWMTDIAHHHVAIAVLFIIAGHMYRTNYGIGHSMKEILDAHQGDPILFPAPKGHQGLFEFMAESRHAQLSVNLAMLGSLSIIISHHMYAMPPYPYMAIDYMTVLGTFTHHMWIGALFIVGAGAHAAIAMVRDYDPAKNIGNVLDRILKARDALISHLNWVCMWLGFHSFGLYIHNDTMRALGRPQDMFSDKAIQLQPVFAQWVQNIQSSGIGTTLLEGNGVSQVFNGDTITIGGKIAMKAIPLGTADLMIHHIHAFQIHVCVLILLKGVLYSRNSRLIPDKASLGFRFPCDGPGRGGTCQVSAWDHVFLGLFWMYNCISIVIFHFSWKMQSDVWGLTGGNFAQSSITINGWLRDFLWAQASQVLTSYGQSISMYGLMFLGAHFIWAFSLMFLFSGRGYWQELFESIVWAHNKLKVAPTIQPRALSITQGRAVGVTHFLVGGIATTWAFFHARLFGLG
- the cobJ gene encoding precorrin-3B C(17)-methyltransferase; this encodes MKGIAIGLSNTSKEILKRLKETEFVKEIYVAGSTYAKTKDKDSIPQIKPKKLLKEKWEGTDFIIFIGSIGASIRLINSFLTSKDKDPGVIVMDKKGSKVLPIIGSHQSNTQKIAFQISELFSGEIIETNNSNDQNYLNLDSFGNEWGWKRSGAIKSWSKLVIKQAKNQEIFCKQLAGNSLWKISESAEIINQLFEKETENPDSTFHVSIFENHKMTWHPPVLWVGIGCERNTSKELIVHSLKNLLESGNLSHHSIAGFATIDIKKDEKGILELGEENKLPIKFFTKEDLSKIIVPNPSILVQKSIGSPSVAEASCLLAAGEESKLLEEKRIFTNQSGAVTIAVAESKNQYNPTHGEIHIVGSGPGDISFLTNNSRKALSRCTVWIGYKMYLDLIKPLKRSDQVLVGSELTQEKERCIKAIKLAEEGIKVALISSGESGFYGMAGLLLELLQKIKKEYRPYFEVHPGISSVQLAAALSGAPLMNDFCSISLSDKLTPWSLIKKRMEGALLGDFVIALFNPQSIERNWQLKSVIDQCLKSRPGNTPVLIARQVGRENQSKRFFTLNNIPIKEIDMLTIIIIGNSQTTLVDEIFLTPRGYLQN
- a CDS encoding TIGR01548 family HAD-type hydrolase, producing MKNIGLILFDIDGVIRSVENSYRLSLIKTVYKYSGWEPSYQDIDNAKNEGIWNNDWDLSLEFIERFKKKGNLNLEIPPREEIVKCFEEFYFGGDPSKDSKYWSGYIKNEELLVDKKFFDLLESNGIIWGFVSGAESASAKFVLEKRLGLKSPPLIAMGDAPDKPDPQGFINLSKKLIGNQLGESNIPIAYVGDTIADINTVINARKQIPSQKFISIGIAPPHLHLNSRLKERYSYETNLRNAGADLILNSIYELQEIALDLF